A DNA window from Bradyrhizobium barranii subsp. barranii contains the following coding sequences:
- a CDS encoding O-antigen ligase family protein yields the protein MTEVLNERGRASWLSAIWAARYRTPARFVALVALLLPWSTTGVTFALVPWLIAFAFIDLRELPRSLLRPICLLPIALFVLALVGTLWSVAPWAERLHALGPPAKLLVIPLLIYQFERWPYGKWVFAAFLVSCTLLMLYSFTVAIDPRLSLKLYLSRGSYQVESGIAVRNYIDQSQEFALCAIALVYPIVTLVQQGRVRIAALFAVLALGFLANMMFVVVSRTALVTLPVLLVVFALLHLRWRAALVAGAATALIPVALWAVSPHLRATVGKFQSDYERSLEADNNSISGMGSRLEYWRKSLRFIADAPLIGHGTGSIRGLFAGVAANPHDDPLRGEIVSNPHNQTLSNAVQWGIVGVLVLYALWIAHLFMFRGEGLACWIGMLVVVQNMLSSLLNTHLFDFTSGWIYVLGVGVAGGMALAAKRTRT from the coding sequence ATGACCGAGGTGTTGAACGAGCGGGGACGAGCGTCCTGGCTCTCCGCGATCTGGGCGGCGCGCTACCGCACACCGGCCCGCTTCGTTGCGCTGGTCGCGTTGCTGCTGCCCTGGAGCACCACCGGCGTGACTTTTGCTCTCGTGCCGTGGCTGATCGCCTTTGCTTTCATCGACCTTCGCGAGCTCCCGCGCTCGCTGCTGCGCCCGATCTGCCTGCTGCCGATCGCGCTGTTCGTGCTGGCACTCGTCGGCACGCTCTGGTCGGTTGCGCCCTGGGCCGAGCGGCTGCACGCGCTCGGGCCGCCGGCAAAACTGCTGGTGATCCCGCTGCTGATCTACCAGTTCGAGCGCTGGCCCTACGGCAAATGGGTTTTTGCGGCGTTCCTGGTCTCCTGCACGCTGCTCATGCTGTACTCCTTCACTGTTGCGATCGATCCCAGGCTCTCGCTGAAGCTCTATCTGTCGCGCGGGTCCTACCAGGTCGAGAGCGGGATCGCCGTGCGCAACTATATCGACCAGAGCCAGGAATTCGCGCTCTGTGCGATCGCGCTGGTCTACCCGATCGTGACGCTTGTCCAGCAGGGCCGCGTTCGGATCGCGGCGTTGTTCGCCGTATTGGCGCTCGGCTTCCTCGCCAACATGATGTTCGTCGTGGTCTCGCGCACGGCGCTGGTGACGCTGCCGGTCCTGCTCGTGGTGTTTGCACTGCTGCATCTGCGCTGGCGGGCGGCGCTCGTCGCCGGCGCTGCGACGGCGTTGATCCCCGTAGCGCTCTGGGCCGTCTCGCCGCATCTGCGCGCGACCGTCGGCAAGTTTCAGAGCGATTATGAAAGGAGCCTGGAGGCCGACAATAATTCGATCAGCGGCATGGGCTCGCGCCTCGAATACTGGCGGAAGTCCCTGAGGTTTATCGCCGACGCGCCGCTGATCGGCCACGGCACCGGCTCGATCCGCGGTCTGTTCGCCGGCGTGGCCGCCAATCCGCACGACGACCCGCTGCGCGGCGAGATCGTCAGCAACCCGCACAATCAGACCCTCAGCAACGCCGTGCAATGGGGCATCGTCGGCGTGCTGGTCCTCTACGCGCTGTGGATCGCGCACCTCTTTATGTTTCGCGGCGAGGGACTGGCCTGCTGGATCGGCATGCTGGTCGTGGTGCAGAACATGCTGTCCTCACTGCTCAACACGCATCTGTTCGATTTCACCTCGGGCTGGATCTACGTGCTCGGTGTCGGCGTCGCCGGCGGCATGGCGCTCGCGGCGAAGAGGACGCGCACCTAG
- a CDS encoding MATE family efflux transporter — translation MKDLTRGSIVSHILSMAPPIVVGMITIMICQLVDLYFVSGLGEAAIAGVAAAGNAGFLVNALMQVLGVGTVALMAHAVGRKDRDDANLVFNQSVVLSVLFGILTLVAGFALSRPYMRAVAADEATVEAGTVYLLWFMPALALQFATQVMASALRATGIVRPSMLVQALAVIINIALAPVLITGWGTGHALGVAGAGLASSIAVFVGVLMLLGYFLKLERYVAFHPEQWRPQLRQWKRILNVGLPAGGEFAMIFIIMAVGYYVLSIFGPAAQAGFGIGTRLLGLIQMPALAIALAAGPIAGQNFGAGNGARVRETFVKASLIATAVMIVFMILAQFAPGLLLAGFSRDQETMGVASLFLRLVSLNMVAQGLIFTCSSMFQGLGNTKPVLWTSATRVLTYSLPSIWLSTWPGFRMEHVWYLSIATTTLQAALSVWLLLREFRKRLALPAQEKVAKPANSEPVVPPMREPA, via the coding sequence ATGAAGGACCTGACGCGCGGCTCCATCGTGAGCCACATCCTGAGCATGGCGCCTCCGATCGTGGTCGGAATGATCACGATCATGATCTGTCAGCTCGTCGATCTGTATTTCGTCTCGGGTCTGGGCGAGGCGGCGATCGCCGGCGTCGCGGCGGCCGGCAATGCGGGCTTTCTGGTCAATGCGCTGATGCAGGTGCTCGGCGTCGGCACGGTTGCGCTGATGGCGCACGCCGTGGGGCGGAAAGACCGCGACGACGCCAATCTGGTCTTCAACCAGTCGGTCGTCCTGTCGGTGCTGTTCGGGATCCTGACATTGGTCGCGGGCTTCGCGCTGTCGCGCCCCTACATGCGCGCGGTTGCAGCCGACGAAGCTACGGTCGAAGCCGGTACCGTTTATCTGCTCTGGTTCATGCCGGCGCTGGCGCTGCAATTCGCCACGCAAGTGATGGCGTCCGCATTGCGGGCGACCGGCATCGTGCGGCCGAGCATGCTGGTGCAGGCGCTGGCCGTGATCATCAACATCGCGCTGGCGCCGGTGCTGATCACGGGCTGGGGCACCGGACATGCGCTCGGTGTGGCCGGTGCCGGCCTTGCCAGCTCGATCGCCGTCTTCGTCGGCGTGCTGATGCTGCTCGGCTATTTCCTCAAGCTGGAGCGCTACGTCGCGTTTCACCCCGAGCAATGGCGGCCGCAGCTGCGGCAGTGGAAGAGAATCCTCAATGTCGGCCTGCCCGCCGGCGGGGAATTTGCGATGATCTTCATCATCATGGCCGTGGGCTATTACGTGCTGAGCATTTTTGGCCCGGCGGCGCAGGCGGGGTTTGGCATCGGGACGCGTCTCCTCGGGCTGATCCAGATGCCGGCGCTCGCCATCGCCCTCGCAGCAGGGCCCATCGCCGGCCAGAATTTCGGCGCCGGCAATGGAGCACGTGTGCGGGAGACCTTTGTCAAGGCGTCGCTTATCGCGACCGCCGTGATGATTGTCTTCATGATCCTCGCGCAGTTCGCGCCCGGTCTGTTGCTTGCCGGCTTCTCGAGGGATCAGGAGACGATGGGGGTTGCGTCGCTGTTCCTGCGCCTCGTCTCGCTCAACATGGTGGCGCAGGGGCTGATCTTTACCTGCTCCAGTATGTTTCAGGGGCTTGGCAACACCAAGCCGGTGTTGTGGACCTCGGCGACGCGGGTTCTCACCTATTCCCTGCCGTCGATCTGGCTCTCGACGTGGCCGGGCTTCCGGATGGAGCACGTCTGGTATTTGTCGATCGCGACGACCACGCTACAGGCCGCCCTGAGCGTGTGGCTGTTGCTCCGGGAGTTCAGAAAACGCCTTGCGCTGCCGGCACAGGAGAAGGTCGCGAAGCCGGCAAATTCCGAGCCGGTTGTGCCTCCGATGCGCGAGCCCGCGTAG